The region TAATTTACATTTAGGTACAATTGATCAGTCATAACTGATTAAATAGCTaccatcaacaccaaaatCGACAAAGCTGAGGTAGTGGCCTTCATTGGTAAGGTCATTGATGGCCGTGTTCAATTCCTCGGAGACGTTGCCCCACCACGTTTTACCATCGTTTGCTCGTAGAAACCACTCTCCTGCTGGGCCAAGGTTGACTATAGTCAAATCATCGCGGTCTCCTCGAGTCGCCAATTTTTCTTCGAGCTCTTTAGGAAGTCCCCGGCCTTGGCATTTCCACGAGCCGTCGTCGAAAACGATAAAGTATGTGTCAAACGTACTTCCGAATGCAACTGACCTTGGGGTTTTGGGAGAATTTTTTAGGTCACGTTCGAGTCCTTTCGGTCCCTTGAAAGCAAAAGTTGCATCATGAAACGATACAAAGTACCGGTCCCGAGTTCCGAGCGATACATACCTTGGTCTGTGCGTAATTGCAGAACTTCTTAATTGACTCAATTTGGAATAGAGTGGTCTCGGAATGTTTGGTGTGTATGCGACACCGGCGTTCCCGTACAAGAAAACTGTTCCCTTTCCGTTAGTCGCAACTCCACGAACAACCTTGTTCATAGCGATAATCTCACCCAAACACTGATCCACATGTTTCATATTGTGCGGGGGTAAACTAAATTGAAATTCGATACCGGCAAGGCCGAGGGAAGACTCGGATCTAGACGTCACCGACGTCACGGAACGCGAGGAGTCGTCCAATGTACTCCTAtcgtccaaagcttccaaatGCATTCTTAATTTCTCCTTTTCTCCCTGCAAAATTGCCAGCCCGACGTCCGCTAATTCAATTCCTGTCTGTAGCGATACTTTCGTCGTAGGGCTTTCCGTGTCCGTCATGCCGACGATGTTTTCATCAATGATAGTAATTGTGGGAGGATTGCGAAGGATACCTTCAACGGAGTTGAGGTCGCTGATGTTCCGCCGGAACACCTCACGGACTTCGCCTTGCTGAATCCTGCAAGTTCCGATCGTTCCGGTATCCGCGTATACATTGACGCGAGCTAGATTCTGCACTTGACACCCGGAATCGTCAATGCCTACCAGGAAACTACACAATGCTGGATTGAGATCAGGCGTCAAAAGGACTTCTTTGCATCCTTGGACGGATGCAGCTCGTCGACGGACTGCCTCGGGATCTAACTTCCAATCCTTTC is a window of Phaeodactylum tricornutum CCAP 1055/1 chromosome 28, whole genome shotgun sequence DNA encoding:
- a CDS encoding predicted protein, which gives rise to MTRKDWKLDPEAVRRRAASVQGCKEVLLTPDLNPALCSFLVGIDDSGCQVQNLARVNVYADTGTIGTCRIQQGEVREVFRRNISDLNSVEGILRNPPTITIIDENIVGMTDTESPTTKVSLQTGIELADVGLAILQGEKEKLRMHLEALDDRSTLDDSSRSVTSVTSRSESSLGLAGIEFQFSLPPHNMKHVDQCLGEIIAMNKVVRGVATNGKGTVFLYGNAGVAYTPNIPRPLYSKLSQLRSSAITHRPRYVSLGTRDRYFVSFHDATFAFKGPKGLERDLKNSPKTPRSVAFGSTFDTYFIVFDDGSWKCQGRGLPKELEEKLATRGDRDDLTIVNLGPAGEWFLRANDGKTWWGNVSEELNTAINDLTNEGHYLSFVDFGVDGSYLISYD